One part of the Vicia villosa cultivar HV-30 ecotype Madison, WI linkage group LG6, Vvil1.0, whole genome shotgun sequence genome encodes these proteins:
- the LOC131614324 gene encoding DNA polymerase-like: MAEKLDVDTYILSYYSTYDPINWKPPRNSAVQLSAAITASARIYMYQFISRNDSYYTDTDYVVLDKPLPNEMVSPTELGKFKLEYEVSEGIFLAPKTYKIENTNNKNVLRHKGAAKAIIDDDWYINQYNKINKIMNVNVSHKFRIQWDKLRVIQKDIDYELRIKINLKRKPVFNNNKWVGSKPIKVKDLGDKKEYLLNLQIQQQKELIDKLNLKIHTLQSNIDDNISKDECVNISKDNSIDIPKDVCVNILKDVCVNIPKGECVNIHYEYILEESNTAEDSKHTIFKDEKYDSKQPIICKDEVNIIKDKANTHKKKKNKKPG, translated from the coding sequence ATGGCTGAGAAATTAGACGTAGATACCTATATACTTTCTTACTATTCTACTTATGATCCTATTAACTGGAAACCTCCTAGGAATTCAGCGGTTCAGTTGTCTGCAGCTATTACTGCTTCTGCTCGGATTTATATGTATCAATTTATCTCAAGAAATGATTCTTACTACACCGATACTGACTATGTTGTTCTCGATAAACCTCTTCCTAATGAAATGGTATCTCCTACAGAATTAGGTAAATTTAAGTTAGAATATGAAGTATCGGAAGGAATATTCTTAGCTCCTAAGacatataaaatagaaaatacaaataataaaaatgtattaaGGCACAAGGGTGCTGCCAAAGCCATAATAGATGATGATTGGTATATAAATcagtataataaaataaataaaattatgaatGTAAATGTCTCACATAAGTTTAGAATTCAATGGGATAAACTTCGCGTCATACAAAAAGATATAGATTATGAGCTacgtataaaaataaatttaaagaggAAACctgtatttaataataataaatgggtAGGGAGTAAACCTATTAAGGTTAAAGACTTAGGTGATAAAAAGGAGTATTTACTTAATCTTCAAATACAGCAACAAAAGGAATTAATAGATAAACTTAATCTTAAGATTCATACTTTACAATCTAATATTGATGATAATATCAGTAAAGATGAATGTGTCAATATAAGTAAAGATAATAGTATAGATATCCCTAAAGATGTATGCGTCAATATCCTTAAAGATGTATGTGTCAATATCCCTAAAGGTGAATGTGTCAATATCCATTATGAATATATACTTGAAGAATCGAACACAGCTGAAGATTCAAAGCATACTATTTTCAAAGATGAAAAATATGATTCAAAGCAACCTATAATATGCAAAGATGAAGTAAATATaattaaagataaagcaaatactcataaaaagaagaagaataagaagccTGGTTAG